A stretch of DNA from Pseudomonadota bacterium:
TCCGGCGAACCTGTACACAAATCATAGTCTGGGCCGAAAATCAGGCGCAAGTGTGGCATCAGACGCATGATTTCCTTACAAAGGATTACCCGAAAAGAGCCGGCCTCTATTCCCTTGCGTGCCAGGCATCCGGCACATGACAGGGCCAGCGGCGCGGCACAACCAGCATGGCGTCAAAGCGCACAGGCAGGTCAGCCAGATGGGGATGGGCCGCCAGAAAAACCTGTGCCGCGCGGGCCAGGCGCTGCTGCTGGACCGGGTGAATGGCCTCCAGCGCCATGACGCGGGAAGGCCGGGCCTTGACTTCCACCATCACCAGGATGTTCCCCCTGCGGGCCACCAGGTCAATCTCCCCAAGGGGAGTACGCCAGCGGCTGGCCAGGATACGCCATCCCTTCAGACGGAGCGCCCAGCGGCACAGGGTCTCTGACACATGGCCACGTTCCCACGATTTATGCCCCCTGATCCGGCGATTCTCCAGCGGCAGGCTCATGTTTTTTTCCTCCCCAGGACCAGGGCCCGCTCATAGACCTGCCGGCGGGGCAGACCGAGCGCCAGGGCCACCTGCGCCGCAGCATCCCGCACCCCTGACCCGGCCAGCGCTTCTTCCAGGGCCCGGTCGATCTCCTCGGGCAAGGGCGCAGCCATGTCCTTCAGGGGCGGTCCGACCACCACAACAATCTCGCCTTTCGGGGGGCCGCTGGACTCATAATGTCCGGCCAGATCCTCCAGGGATCCCCGCCGGACTTCCTCGAACAGCTTGGTGAGTTCGCGGGCCACGGCCGCTGGCCGGTTTCCAAGGACAGACGCCATGTCGCGCAGGCTGTCCGCCAGACGCGGCACCGTCTCGAAAAAAACCAGGGTAGCCGGAACAGCCGCCAGCTCTGACAGCACCGACTGCCGGGCAGAGGTTTTCGGGGGCAGAAATCCTGCGAACAGGAACCGCTCTGGCGGAAGACCCGACAGGATCAGGGCGGTCAGCGGCGCGCTGGCTCCCGGAATAGCTGTTATGGGAACCTGCTCCGCAATGCACGTCTGGACCAGCCTGTACCCCGGATCCGACACCAAGGGCGTTCCCGCGTCGGACACCAGGGCCGCCGCCTGGCCGGCTTTCATCCGCTCCAGCAGCTGCGGTCCCACCCTGTCTGCATTGTGCTCGTGGTATGATACCAGGGATGTGGCAATGCCATAGCGGGCCATCAGGCTTCCCGTCACCCGGGTATCCTCGCAGGCGATCACATCCGCCGTGCGCAGGACATCCAGGGCGCGCAGGGTAATATCTCCGGCATTCCCAACAGGCGTAGATACCAGCGACAGGCCGGGATCCGCTTTACTCCTGCCCTTCGGGACAGTAGGTTCTTCGGTCTGTGAAGAAGGAGTTGGCAATGCTGTTTTCCGTCCGGGGCCTGTCTGCCGCATTGGGTGTTCTCGGGATTCTGGCCATGGCGGCCTGTACTCCCACCACCATACTGCCGGGAAAGGGCCCACGGCAACAGGGAGCTGGCACAGGCACAGACGGAAAAATGAAGGTAGGCCTCCTGGTCCCGCTCAGCGGAAAGTACAGGGCGACCGGACAGATGCTGCTTGAGGGAGCCCAGCTGGCCCTGTCTTCTCCTGCAGCATCAGGCATCGAACTGCTGCCCCGCAACTGCTGTGCAACGCCGGACCAGGCGCGCGAGGAAGCTTCCCGGCTGGTCAGCGATGGAGCCCGGGTCATCGCAGGCCCGCTGCTGTCCTCCTCCGTCCCTGCTGTGGCCGGTGCAACGTCCCGCAACGGAATCCCTGTCCTGGCCTTTTCCAACGATCCCGCCGTTGCGGGCGGCAACGTCCACATCATGGGCTTTTCCCTGGACGACCAGGTTGTGCGGATGCTGTCCTTTGCCCGCCAGCGCGGATATACCCGGACCATTGCCCTTGTCCCAGACAGTCCCTACGGGCAGATGATCGCCCACAGCCTTGCGGACCAGCCGGGCATCAGGACCGAGCGCTTTCCGGCGGATTCTCCGGGCATACAGGCCCTGACAAAGCGACTCGCTTCGGAAAGACAATCCTTTGATTCCGTCCTGATGGCTGCCAGCGGCGATACCCTGCGGCAGCTGGCCAGCTTTCTGACGTATTACGGGGTAGACACCCGGAAAGTCCGGTTCATGGGCAACAGCCAGTGGGACAACCCCTCCCTGTGGCAGGAAGGCGCCCTGAGGGGAGCATGGTTTACAGCACCGCACCCCAATGGCTGGAAGGCTTTTGCGGAACAGTTCCGCAGCACCTTTGGAAAAACGCCGCTGCGCCTGGCCAGCCTGTCCCACGATGCCGTCCTGGTTGCCGCTGAAGCCGGAGATCTGGAAAAGGCTGAGGGCTTCAGGGGCGTGGACGGAACTGTCCGGTTCCTGCCCGACGGGCGCACCCGCCGGGACTGGTCCATTCTGGAAATCAGGCCGGAAGGGCCAGCTGTAATTGATTCCGGAGAGAGCCGATAAGAAGTACAACCCCCTGCAGAACACGCCGGGACGAGGGGAGTGCCAGGAGAGAGGAACGCAAAACCGGAGCGTACACGGAGTACGTGAGGATTTGAGTACCGCAACGACACAGCAATCACCCGTCCCGGTCGGGGTTATGGAGGGGGGTTGCCGCCTTGGCGCTGACATAATAGGATGAGAAGAACACCCTGCTACCGGAACAGGGAAAAGTACGATCCATGCCTGATCCTTATCGCCCCTCCCCCCCAGCACCGGGAAAAACGCCCGGCGCGGTGATTTCCGCAGCGGAAAACCTTTCTGAAAGCACCGCCTCTGCCGTAGGGGCCCTGCTTCAGAACCAGCGGCGGAAAATGGGCCTTTCCCTCGAGCATGTAGCCTCGGAGCTGCGCATCCGCCTGTCCTATCTGGAGGCGCTGGAAAAGGGCAACTTCAAGGCCCTGCCCGGACTGGCCTATGCCTCGGGCTTTCTGCGGGCCTATGCCGCTTTCCTGCGCCTGGACGGCGTGTCGCTGGTCAAAAAATTTCAGGACGAGGCTTCTGCCGCCGCCCGCCAGCTGGACCTGCACCTGCCCCAGCCGGATCCCGAGTCCACAGCCCCTGGCAGCAGGACCATGACCGTGGCCGCCGCCGTCCTGGTCCTTGTCTGCGTCCTGTGGTACGCGCTGTCTGACGGAGACCGGGAACTGGCCGAATTTGTCCCCTCGCCTCCCGGTACAGAAACAGAACAGGTGGCCCAGCCTGCCCCCTCCACCGAAACCGCTGTTGCCGACACTCCGGCAATCCCCACCGGTGACCCTGCACTCCTTTCCCCGCTTCCTGCCACTCTCCAGGAACCACCACCGGCCCACACCTCCCGTGTCATGATTCGTGCCCAGGTGGACAGCTGGATTGAGATCCGCGACACCGCCGGAAGACAGCTGTTCTCGGGCATCATGAAAGTCGGGGAAATCCGCCCGGTGCCGGAAATGCCCCGCGCGGTCCTGACCACAGGCAATGCGGGCGGCATCGCCCTGTCTGTGGATGGCCACGACCTCCCCTCTCTCGGCCCCCGGGGCAAGGTAGTCCGCAACATCCCGCTGGACGCCGACACCCTGAAACAGAAATACGGAACACAGGTAACGCCATGACCAATATGCTCGAGGCTCTCCGGAAGGAGACAGCCCATTCCATCAATGCCGCCTCTGATCCCGCCGCGCTGGAGGAAATCCGCGTGGGTGTGCTTGGCAAAAGGGGCCGCATCACGGATCTGATGAAGGAGCTGGGCACCCTGTCAGCCGAGGAACGCAAGGTCCGCGGCGCAGCCCTGAACACCGTGAAGGAGGAAATCTCGGCCCTTCTGGAAAGCCGCAAGACTGTGCTGGAGGCCCAGGCCCTGAACCAGCGGCTGGAGGCCGAGCGTATTGACGTGACCCTGCCTGTACGCCCGTCTGACCGGGGTTCCATCCACCCCATCAGCCAGACCATCGAGGAGCTGATCGCCATCTTCGCCGACATGGGTTTTTCCGTCGCGGAAGGCCCGGACGTGGAGACGGATTTCAACAACTTCACCGCCCTGAACATGCCTGAGTGGCACCCGGCGCGGCGCATGCATGACACCTTCTACATGCCTCCAGGACCGGACGGCCAGACGCGTGTCCTGCGCACCCATACATCACCTGTCCAGATCCGGACCATGATGTCGCAGAAGCCACCTCTGCGGATTATCGTTCCCGGACGAACCTACCGCTCTGACAGCGACATGACCCATACCCCCATGTTCCACCAGGTAGAGGGGTTTGTGGTGGATGAGGCGACGCACATGGGCCACCTGAAGGGATGCCTGATCGAATTCTGCCGGACTTTTTTCGGAGTTCCCGATCTTCCCCTGCGCTTCCGGCCCAGTTTCTTCCCCTTCACCGAACCTTCGGCCGAAGTGGATATCGGCTGCTCCCGCAAGGGGGGTGAACTGAAGCTAGGTAACTACGGCGACTGGCTGGAAATCCTCGGTTGCGGGATGATCCACCCCAAGGTGCTGGAAAGCTGCGGCATTGACTCCACCCGGTACCAGGGTTTTGCCTTCGGTATGGGCATCGAACGCATCGCCATGCTGAAATACGGCATCCCGGACCTGCGCACCTTTTTTGAAAGCGACATCCGCTGGCTGAAGCACTATGGCTTCCGCGCCTTGGATATTCCCAGCCTGGCCACAGGCCTGGGCGGAGTATAATTACCTCTCCCCTTGAGGGAGAGGTCGCGAGGGCCAAGGCCTGAGCGGGTGAGGGGTCGCAAGAAAGACTCTTCGTCCGTACCCCTCACCCGACCCACTTTCGCTTCGCTTCAGTGTGTCGACCTCTCCCTCAAGGGGAGAGGTAAAACCCAACAAAAAACCGCGGGGTTTGCGCCCCGCGGTTTCTTTTGTCACACCTGAACAGCTGGCGATCAGAAGTCCATATCGCCCATGCCGCCCATACCACCGCCGCCACCGGCGGGAGGAGCCTTTTTCTCGGGCTCGTCCACCACCAGGGTTTCGGTCGTGATCATCAGGCCTGCGACTGACGCCGCATCCTGCAGGGCCACGCGCACGACCTTGGTCGGGTCGATGACGCCGAATTTGAGCATGTCGCCATACTCGCCGCTCTGGGCGTTATAGCCATAGACCGTGTCATCATTGTCCAGAAGCTTGCCAACGACCACGGAACCGTCAACGCCGGCATTCTCGGCGATCTGGCGAACCGGAGACTGGAGGGCACGGCGGATGATATCGACACCCACCCGCTCGTCGTCGTTGGGGGTCTTGAGCTTGTCCAGAGCCTTGATGGCGCGCAGCAGGGCTACGCCGCCACCGGCCACGATGCCTTCCTCGACCGCAGCGCGGGTTGCATGCATCGCGTCATCAACGCGATCCTTGCGCTCCTTCACTTCCACTTCTGTCGCACCGCCAACGCGGATAACCGCAACGCCGCCGGCCAGCTTGGCCAGACGCTCCTGCAGCTTTTCCCGGTCGTAGTCCGAGGTGGTTTCCTCGACCTGCTGGCGGATCTGGTTGCAGCGGGCCTCGATGTCCTTTTTCTTGCCGCCGCCGTCCACAATCGTGGTGTTGTCCTTGTTGATGGACACTCTCTTGGCCGTGCCCAGCATGGAGATATTCACATTCTCCAGCTTGATGCCCAGGTCTTCGGAAATGACCTGTCCACCCGTCAGGATGGCCATGTCTTCCAGCATGGACTTGCGGCGATCGCCGAAGCCAGGCGCTTTCACCGCAGCGACCTTCAGGCCACCGCGCAGCTTGTTGACCACCAGGGTGGCCAGCGCTTCACCTTCCACATCCTCGGATACGATCAGCAGCGGACGGCCAGACTGAACCACGGACTCCAGAACCGGCAGCAGGGGCTGCAGGCCGGAGAGCTTCTTTTCGTGCAGCAGGATATAGGGGCTGTCCAGCTCAACTGTCATCTTTTCCGCGTTGGTCACGAAATACGGGCTGAGATAGCCGCGGTCAAACTGCATCCCCTCGACCACGTCCAGCTCGGTCTCCAGGGACTTGGCTTCCTCAACCGTGATGACACCTTCCTTGCCGACCTTGTCCATGGCCTTGG
This window harbors:
- a CDS encoding YraN family protein, whose translation is MSLPLENRRIRGHKSWERGHVSETLCRWALRLKGWRILASRWRTPLGEIDLVARRGNILVMVEVKARPSRVMALEAIHPVQQQRLARAAQVFLAAHPHLADLPVRFDAMLVVPRRWPCHVPDAWHARE
- the rsmI gene encoding 16S rRNA (cytidine(1402)-2'-O)-methyltransferase, giving the protein MPTPSSQTEEPTVPKGRSKADPGLSLVSTPVGNAGDITLRALDVLRTADVIACEDTRVTGSLMARYGIATSLVSYHEHNADRVGPQLLERMKAGQAAALVSDAGTPLVSDPGYRLVQTCIAEQVPITAIPGASAPLTALILSGLPPERFLFAGFLPPKTSARQSVLSELAAVPATLVFFETVPRLADSLRDMASVLGNRPAAVARELTKLFEEVRRGSLEDLAGHYESSGPPKGEIVVVVGPPLKDMAAPLPEEIDRALEEALAGSGVRDAAAQVALALGLPRRQVYERALVLGRKKT
- a CDS encoding penicillin-binding protein activator, with product MLFSVRGLSAALGVLGILAMAACTPTTILPGKGPRQQGAGTGTDGKMKVGLLVPLSGKYRATGQMLLEGAQLALSSPAASGIELLPRNCCATPDQAREEASRLVSDGARVIAGPLLSSSVPAVAGATSRNGIPVLAFSNDPAVAGGNVHIMGFSLDDQVVRMLSFARQRGYTRTIALVPDSPYGQMIAHSLADQPGIRTERFPADSPGIQALTKRLASERQSFDSVLMAASGDTLRQLASFLTYYGVDTRKVRFMGNSQWDNPSLWQEGALRGAWFTAPHPNGWKAFAEQFRSTFGKTPLRLASLSHDAVLVAAEAGDLEKAEGFRGVDGTVRFLPDGRTRRDWSILEIRPEGPAVIDSGESR
- a CDS encoding DUF4115 domain-containing protein; the protein is MPDPYRPSPPAPGKTPGAVISAAENLSESTASAVGALLQNQRRKMGLSLEHVASELRIRLSYLEALEKGNFKALPGLAYASGFLRAYAAFLRLDGVSLVKKFQDEASAAARQLDLHLPQPDPESTAPGSRTMTVAAAVLVLVCVLWYALSDGDRELAEFVPSPPGTETEQVAQPAPSTETAVADTPAIPTGDPALLSPLPATLQEPPPAHTSRVMIRAQVDSWIEIRDTAGRQLFSGIMKVGEIRPVPEMPRAVLTTGNAGGIALSVDGHDLPSLGPRGKVVRNIPLDADTLKQKYGTQVTP
- the pheS gene encoding phenylalanine--tRNA ligase subunit alpha, translated to MTNMLEALRKETAHSINAASDPAALEEIRVGVLGKRGRITDLMKELGTLSAEERKVRGAALNTVKEEISALLESRKTVLEAQALNQRLEAERIDVTLPVRPSDRGSIHPISQTIEELIAIFADMGFSVAEGPDVETDFNNFTALNMPEWHPARRMHDTFYMPPGPDGQTRVLRTHTSPVQIRTMMSQKPPLRIIVPGRTYRSDSDMTHTPMFHQVEGFVVDEATHMGHLKGCLIEFCRTFFGVPDLPLRFRPSFFPFTEPSAEVDIGCSRKGGELKLGNYGDWLEILGCGMIHPKVLESCGIDSTRYQGFAFGMGIERIAMLKYGIPDLRTFFESDIRWLKHYGFRALDIPSLATGLGGV
- the groL gene encoding chaperonin GroEL (60 kDa chaperone family; promotes refolding of misfolded polypeptides especially under stressful conditions; forms two stacked rings of heptamers to form a barrel-shaped 14mer; ends can be capped by GroES; misfolded proteins enter the barrel where they are refolded when GroES binds), whose amino-acid sequence is MPTKELSFGQGARDHMLRGAKILADAVAVTLGPKGRNVVIEKSFGSPRITKDGVTVAKEISLKNKFENLGAQMIKDVASKTNDLAGDGTTTSTVLAYAIFREGTRAVAAGMNPMDLKRGIDKAVEAVVEHVKGQSKKISDKKEIAQVGTISANGETEIGDMIAKAMDKVGKEGVITVEEAKSLETELDVVEGMQFDRGYLSPYFVTNAEKMTVELDSPYILLHEKKLSGLQPLLPVLESVVQSGRPLLIVSEDVEGEALATLVVNKLRGGLKVAAVKAPGFGDRRKSMLEDMAILTGGQVISEDLGIKLENVNISMLGTAKRVSINKDNTTIVDGGGKKKDIEARCNQIRQQVEETTSDYDREKLQERLAKLAGGVAVIRVGGATEVEVKERKDRVDDAMHATRAAVEEGIVAGGGVALLRAIKALDKLKTPNDDERVGVDIIRRALQSPVRQIAENAGVDGSVVVGKLLDNDDTVYGYNAQSGEYGDMLKFGVIDPTKVVRVALQDAASVAGLMITTETLVVDEPEKKAPPAGGGGGMGGMGDMDF